GTATCCAATGAAATCCCTCTAGGCCATTTATGGCTTTCCCTTctggaaaaataaattgtttCAACCATTGTCGCTCCAACACGTATCCGATCGACAGTGCGATTGCAAAACATGTCTGTTGTCCAACCTTCTCCAAAAAAGTGGCAGAGTACATGCTGATTTAGATCCCAGAGGACACACACCAACCACCTCACAGGGAAGAAAATTATAATGCACAAGACAAGTCACTTCGTCTGTCACTCCGCCCATCATCTCGTTGATCTTCACCTTCAACCCAACTATATCCAAATGGCTTGACCAATTTTTGTCCTTCCATCACCTTCCTCACTCTTACAGCATCATGCCATCTGCCTGCTTTCGCATATATATTTGCCAACGTAACATAATGTCCAGCATGGTCAGGTTCCAAGCGGATCAATGCTTCTGCGGCCAGGCAAGCAACATCAACATTGTGATAAGCTTGACAAGCCGCAAGTAAAGCCCCCCAAGTACGCTTGTCAGGAAGAGAAGGCATTTTCCTAATAAGCTCCACAGCGTCCTCAAGCTGCCCAGCACGTGCTAGCATATCAACAACACAAGCAAAATGCTCCAATGTGGGAGTGAGGCCGAAGCTCGGCATGCTGTTGAAAAGTCGAAGCCCCTCATTTACAAGGCCCGAGTGACTGCAAGCAGACAGTGCAGAAGTAAACGTCACAGAATTGGGCAGAAAGCCAGAAACTTTCATCTCTTGCAACAGCTGGAGAGCAGCTTCACCATGCCCGTGCATACCAAAACCTCCAATAAGTGAGTTCCAAGAAATAAGGTCTTTGGTCCCCATGTTCGAAAAGATAGAAGTAGCGGATTGGAtgcatccccgtttggagtacATGTGTATAAGTGCATTCCACACAATTACACCAGAGAGAGACCTGTTTTTCTGGATGTAGGCATGAATCTGCTTTCCCATGGTTAAGTCACACACTGGCAGAAGAGTAGATAGAGTTATTTGATCGAATGCGATTCCCAGGTTTAGCATCTCGATGAAACAATCAATTGCTGAGTTTCCATATCCCAGGTCAACAAAACCGAGAATCATTGCATTCCAAGTGACGAAATCGGATTTGTCCATCTGTTTAAATACGCTCCTTGCCTCTTGGATTTTCCCGCATTTTGCATACATTGTCAACAGGGCAGCGCCGGCTGAGTTGTAAAATAAACTCCTCGATTCTGTTTTGATCCCATGGGCGTGAATTTCCTTACCAATTACAAGAG
The genomic region above belongs to Rhodamnia argentea isolate NSW1041297 chromosome 6, ASM2092103v1, whole genome shotgun sequence and contains:
- the LOC115752249 gene encoding pentatricopeptide repeat-containing protein DOT4, chloroplastic-like translates to MRIWQSFSPLQANNLLQLCCDSGSLAQCKQVHQRIVQHGLHVDPFVATKLTQSYADLDDFASAKKLFRKLLRPNVFAWTAILAYCSRNGMFGDCLGTYCEMKLKGVVPDGYVFPKILRACAQLGCSEVGAFVHKDVIVCACESNVQVCNSLIDMYGKCGDVECARQVFDQMCGRDLLSWNSMISGYIWNGLHSSAVELLPVMRLDGLGPDIVTWNLVMDAYCQMGLFDEARNVLRQIKEPNIISWTTLISGYTKIGKHKTSLEVFLDMVNTGKVYPDVRTLSSALTSCRHIGALVIGKEIHAHGIKTESRSLFYNSAGAALLTMYAKCGKIQEARSVFKQMDKSDFVTWNAMILGFVDLGYGNSAIDCFIEMLNLGIAFDQITLSTLLPVCDLTMGKQIHAYIQKNRSLSGVIVWNALIHMYSKRGCIQSATSIFSNMGTKDLISWNSLIGGFGMHGHGEAALQLLQEMKVSGFLPNSVTFTSALSACSHSGLVNEGLRLFNSMPSFGLTPTLEHFACVVDMLARAGQLEDAVELIRKMPSLPDKRTWGALLAACQAYHNVDVACLAAEALIRLEPDHAGHYVTLANIYAKAGRWHDAVRVRKVMEGQKLVKPFGYSWVEGEDQRDDGRSDRRSDLSCAL